The Rhodocytophaga rosea genome has a segment encoding these proteins:
- a CDS encoding CheR family methyltransferase has product MNNTLPQQYIIAIGTSAGGLEELESFFDHTFPDGVSYVIVQHLSADYKSILAQIIRKHSKLEICEAQHEMPVEVNKVYTIPYDKYMTIRQGMLYLSNKLGTVAPHFTIDTFFKSLAAERGNKAIGIILTGKGTDGTRGIKAIHKAGGIVLAQDPFTASYREMPDSAIATGFTNKVLSVQAMPKAIEEFVSQYADGFISVTAEDMQMEEVKDIDETILVAIIKLIKDHVPHDFSGYKRGTIKRRIYKRMAATQLDTPEAYVNYLSNHPEELESLSQDLLIHVTAFFRDQEEFAYLETTIIPDIIKLHPAGETLKIWCAGCATGEEAYSIAILIKEYLDKTGRQVEVKIFATDIDKKVISIASAGVYPESISGDVSQERLKNYFTLEGDSYKVKPGLRKMLIFATHDLAQNPPYCHMSLISCRNVLIYMKPVLQKKVLSMLSFGLQQGGYLFLGSSENTRHLGLTFAEVNKKWKVYKKTGISFEKAYYSFVPPILEDLPAIAFPDIATGKPAYFKHNFTEDINEVVLHASGYAGVCLDHNLNILHTFGDLSPYLLPKVLNFNLSELLPRALLGVFGAAAHRSIKHNERVVLKRMQIKEESSLLINVLIEPFVVRKTGQKLIVVLFSEEQKGAKEEQTQLFDPVLHIREYISDMEAELKEARENLQQVFEKIESFNEKRQPLQEELLSANEEMQSANEELQSLNEELQTINTEHKQKIKELTELNDDFNNYFSSNVNRQLFVDKNLLLKKFSPATFNLINLKESDLGRPISEITSNLQPDTLVENLKKVNTTGEVLMCEVQDKQEKWYQVVTMPYVRQISGQQDGAIVTFTDITRLKHAQEEVDQSNESLKRINADLDNFVYAASHDLLGPLSTIEGLINLIKTDVEADSVKTAEYHRMLDDSIHKFKEAIKELASVGKIESEMLQEQENKNISALLSDIKLSILDKIISSRVSIVENLQIPEIRFSKKNLRSILYNLISNAIKFTSPQREPQIVISTLLKDGFVQLNVADNGIGMEEAHIASVFTMYRRLNKHIEGQGIGLYLVKKIIDAAGGKIEISSELNKGTSICIFFKR; this is encoded by the coding sequence ATGAACAACACCTTGCCTCAACAATATATTATTGCGATCGGTACTTCGGCCGGTGGCCTGGAAGAACTGGAATCCTTCTTTGACCATACTTTTCCGGATGGCGTTTCTTATGTTATCGTTCAACATTTGTCTGCCGATTACAAAAGCATACTGGCTCAGATTATCCGCAAACACTCTAAACTGGAGATTTGCGAAGCCCAGCATGAAATGCCCGTGGAAGTAAATAAAGTGTATACCATACCTTATGATAAATACATGACCATCCGGCAGGGAATGTTGTACCTGAGCAACAAGCTCGGAACTGTAGCCCCTCACTTTACTATTGATACCTTTTTTAAATCTCTGGCTGCCGAGAGAGGCAATAAAGCCATTGGTATCATCCTGACAGGCAAAGGAACCGATGGCACCCGTGGAATAAAAGCCATTCATAAGGCAGGCGGTATTGTACTTGCACAAGACCCCTTTACCGCCAGTTACCGGGAAATGCCTGATTCAGCCATTGCTACAGGCTTTACAAACAAGGTATTATCCGTTCAGGCGATGCCAAAAGCGATTGAAGAATTTGTATCACAATATGCCGACGGGTTTATTTCAGTCACAGCAGAAGATATGCAGATGGAAGAGGTAAAAGATATTGATGAAACTATCCTGGTGGCTATTATTAAACTCATTAAGGACCATGTTCCCCATGATTTTTCCGGATATAAACGGGGCACCATTAAAAGAAGGATTTACAAAAGAATGGCCGCTACCCAGCTGGATACCCCGGAAGCCTACGTTAATTATCTGTCTAACCATCCTGAGGAATTAGAATCACTCTCACAGGATCTTCTCATCCATGTTACTGCTTTTTTCAGAGACCAGGAGGAATTTGCATACCTGGAAACAACCATTATTCCGGATATTATAAAACTGCATCCTGCGGGTGAAACACTCAAAATATGGTGTGCCGGTTGTGCTACCGGAGAAGAAGCCTATTCCATAGCTATCCTGATTAAAGAATACCTGGACAAAACGGGCAGGCAAGTGGAAGTAAAAATATTTGCCACAGATATTGACAAAAAGGTGATCAGCATTGCCTCCGCAGGCGTTTACCCCGAAAGTATATCGGGTGATGTATCGCAGGAGAGACTGAAGAACTACTTTACGTTAGAAGGAGATAGCTATAAAGTAAAGCCTGGCCTGCGGAAAATGCTCATTTTTGCCACCCATGACCTAGCTCAAAACCCGCCGTATTGCCACATGAGCCTGATCAGCTGCCGCAATGTACTCATTTACATGAAGCCGGTACTACAGAAAAAGGTATTGTCTATGCTGAGTTTTGGCCTTCAGCAAGGTGGCTATTTATTTTTAGGTTCCAGCGAAAATACCAGGCACCTGGGCCTCACTTTTGCTGAAGTAAACAAAAAATGGAAAGTGTACAAAAAAACCGGTATCAGTTTTGAAAAAGCCTATTATTCCTTTGTTCCACCCATACTGGAAGATCTGCCGGCCATTGCCTTTCCGGATATTGCCACAGGAAAGCCTGCTTATTTTAAACATAATTTTACAGAAGATATAAATGAAGTGGTGTTGCATGCTTCCGGATATGCCGGTGTTTGTCTGGATCACAATCTGAATATATTGCACACCTTCGGGGATTTAAGCCCCTATCTGCTGCCTAAAGTACTTAATTTTAACTTGTCAGAATTACTCCCACGAGCTCTTTTGGGCGTTTTTGGTGCGGCGGCTCACCGGTCTATCAAGCATAATGAACGGGTTGTACTCAAACGGATGCAGATCAAAGAAGAGAGTTCCTTACTGATAAATGTACTCATTGAGCCTTTTGTGGTAAGGAAAACGGGCCAGAAATTAATTGTGGTACTTTTCAGTGAAGAGCAAAAGGGGGCAAAAGAAGAGCAAACACAGCTGTTTGATCCAGTGCTCCATATCCGTGAATACATCTCTGATATGGAGGCTGAGTTAAAAGAAGCGAGAGAGAACCTGCAGCAAGTGTTTGAAAAAATTGAGTCTTTTAATGAAAAGCGGCAACCCTTACAAGAAGAATTGCTTTCGGCCAATGAAGAAATGCAAAGCGCCAATGAAGAACTGCAATCATTGAATGAGGAATTGCAAACGATCAATACCGAACACAAGCAGAAAATAAAGGAGCTTACGGAACTCAATGATGATTTCAATAACTATTTTTCCAGCAATGTGAACAGGCAGTTGTTTGTAGACAAAAATTTACTGTTGAAAAAGTTTTCGCCGGCTACATTCAACCTTATTAATCTCAAAGAGAGTGACCTGGGCAGGCCCATCAGCGAGATCACATCCAACCTCCAACCTGATACCCTGGTAGAAAATCTGAAAAAGGTAAATACCACCGGAGAAGTACTTATGTGCGAGGTGCAGGATAAGCAAGAAAAATGGTATCAGGTAGTGACCATGCCGTATGTCAGGCAAATCAGTGGACAGCAGGATGGTGCCATTGTTACCTTTACCGATATTACCAGGTTAAAGCATGCCCAGGAAGAAGTAGACCAGAGCAACGAAAGCTTAAAAAGAATAAATGCCGACCTGGATAACTTCGTATATGCTGCTTCTCATGATCTGTTAGGCCCACTTTCTACCATTGAAGGGCTTATTAATCTCATCAAAACCGATGTAGAAGCCGATAGTGTTAAAACAGCAGAATATCATCGTATGCTGGATGATTCCATTCATAAATTTAAGGAGGCTATAAAAGAACTGGCCAGTGTAGGAAAAATAGAAAGCGAAATGCTTCAGGAACAAGAAAATAAAAATATATCTGCCCTGCTTTCTGATATTAAGCTAAGTATCCTGGATAAAATTATTTCTTCGAGAGTAAGCATAGTGGAAAACCTGCAGATACCAGAAATCAGATTTTCAAAAAAGAATCTGCGCAGCATTCTCTATAACCTGATCAGCAATGCCATCAAGTTTACATCCCCGCAACGGGAACCTCAGATTGTAATCAGCACCTTGCTCAAAGATGGGTTTGTGCAGCTCAACGTGGCTGATAATGGCATAGGCATGGAGGAAGCGCACATTGCTTCCGTGTTTACGATGTACCGGCGGCTCAACAAACATATTGAGGGCCAAGGGATAGGCTTGTATCTGGTAAAAAAAATAATTGATGCCGCAGGTGGAAAAATTGAAATTAGCAGTGAATTAAATAAAGGGACAAGTATTTGTATTTTTTTTAAGCGATAA
- a CDS encoding IS5 family transposase — MQERFCELTDSQWEVIKEIVDNQRKIKYEKRLILNALLWILTTGSQWRNMESKYPPWQTIYYHYRQWKKRGIIEELLDSLAVRERKKAGRQALPSVLAIDSQSVKIIQFTTEHKGIDGNKKVNGRKRHIAVDCLGIPWAIHITAANIADATAGYELGCKLKGKSSRLHTLKADNGYKDTFVEEVKREYGWRVEIVQKPETVKGFVPVGGRWVVERSYGWLNSKRRLSRDFEKTTESAQAMLQLAFVDVLLRRIAK; from the coding sequence ATGCAAGAAAGATTTTGCGAACTCACCGATTCTCAGTGGGAAGTTATCAAGGAAATAGTCGATAACCAAAGAAAGATCAAATATGAAAAACGCCTTATCCTCAATGCCCTGCTATGGATCTTAACCACAGGCAGTCAGTGGCGAAATATGGAAAGTAAGTATCCACCCTGGCAAACAATCTATTACCATTATCGGCAGTGGAAAAAGCGGGGTATCATTGAAGAGTTGTTAGATTCTTTAGCTGTCCGAGAAAGAAAAAAAGCAGGTCGGCAAGCCTTACCAAGTGTGTTAGCTATTGATAGTCAAAGTGTGAAAATCATACAGTTTACCACTGAGCACAAGGGAATAGACGGCAATAAAAAGGTGAATGGCAGAAAAAGACATATAGCTGTGGATTGTCTAGGTATACCTTGGGCCATTCACATTACGGCTGCTAACATAGCCGATGCTACAGCAGGCTATGAGTTAGGCTGCAAGTTAAAGGGTAAGTCTTCGCGCCTGCATACATTAAAAGCAGATAATGGCTATAAAGATACATTTGTTGAAGAAGTAAAAAGAGAGTATGGATGGAGGGTAGAAATTGTACAAAAGCCTGAAACTGTAAAAGGCTTTGTTCCAGTGGGTGGTCGTTGGGTAGTAGAAAGAAGTTACGGATGGCTCAATTCCAAGCGAAGACTCAGCCGTGATTTTGAGAAAACCACAGAAAGTGCTCAGGCAATGCTACAATTAGCTTTTGTGGATGTGCTCCTTAGAAGAATTGCCAAATAA
- a CDS encoding PRC-barrel domain-containing protein produces the protein MNQQEQDLASNNESGHNQEGTNANWPVKVLTATSIIGDPIYNLQGEHIGKIKDIMVDLEGGCISYVILEYGGFLGMGGKLFAFPFKLIQLDQVNRRFTLDIDKELLNKEPGFDKSHWPATNSHGYAAGNSSSWGAFMGPNTGG, from the coding sequence ATGAATCAACAGGAACAAGACTTAGCATCTAATAATGAGAGTGGCCACAATCAGGAGGGCACAAATGCCAACTGGCCGGTAAAAGTTCTTACGGCTACCTCCATTATTGGAGATCCGATATACAACCTGCAAGGAGAACATATTGGCAAGATTAAAGATATTATGGTAGATCTGGAGGGAGGCTGTATCAGTTATGTAATACTGGAATACGGAGGTTTTTTAGGCATGGGTGGAAAACTATTTGCCTTTCCCTTTAAACTAATCCAGTTAGATCAGGTAAACCGCAGATTTACTCTGGATATTGATAAAGAGCTTCTTAACAAGGAACCTGGTTTTGATAAGAGTCACTGGCCTGCCACGAATAGCCATGGGTATGCTGCTGGTAATAGTTCGTCCTGGGGTGCATTTATGGGCCCTAACACAGGAGGATAA
- a CDS encoding transposase, whose protein sequence is MHTCGIWETIRGEWEQKGLYIFFLPKYSPHLNRIERFWKQVKYHWLKAEDYLSLDMLRQALHTIFSDFGTYFMLDFKELELDENLILNFV, encoded by the coding sequence TTGCATACTTGTGGCATATGGGAAACCATAAGAGGAGAATGGGAGCAGAAAGGCTTGTATATCTTTTTTCTGCCTAAGTATAGTCCTCATCTCAACAGGATCGAGCGCTTTTGGAAGCAGGTCAAATACCATTGGCTGAAAGCAGAAGATTATCTGTCCTTAGATATGCTCAGGCAGGCACTCCACACGATCTTTTCAGACTTTGGCACTTATTTTATGCTTGATTTCAAAGAACTTGAACTAGATGAAAATCTTATACTTAATTTTGTTTAA
- a CDS encoding transposase, with amino-acid sequence MLYLAQAGRINVYFGDESGFCLTPCVPYGWIKKGKHAPILSQRSARVNVFGLLSTDNELLTYQKSGSLNATFIIECVDAFSTSITKPTELS; translated from the coding sequence TTGCTTTATTTAGCACAGGCAGGTAGGATAAACGTATATTTTGGAGACGAATCAGGATTTTGCCTTACTCCTTGTGTGCCTTATGGATGGATCAAAAAAGGTAAACATGCCCCTATTTTATCCCAAAGAAGTGCAAGGGTGAATGTGTTTGGCTTGTTGAGCACAGACAATGAGTTGCTTACTTATCAGAAAAGTGGGAGTCTGAATGCTACCTTCATCATCGAATGTGTAGATGCCTTCTCAACATCTATCACCAAGCCCACTGAATTGTCCTAG
- a CDS encoding helix-turn-helix domain-containing protein, with protein sequence MRYIKKITDKQKQDLEKIHKDSKSYQERNRCQAILLSNQGYQVQKLASIFQVSELSIYKWFDRFEKAGVAGLKNQKGKGRKPILTTRNATHVEVVENSIDKEKQQLKLAKRKIEAKLGTAMSEMTLKRFKKN encoded by the coding sequence ATGCGTTATATCAAGAAGATTACAGACAAGCAAAAACAAGACTTAGAGAAGATTCATAAAGATAGTAAAAGTTATCAGGAACGTAACCGTTGCCAAGCTATACTACTATCCAATCAAGGCTATCAGGTACAGAAGTTAGCAAGCATTTTTCAAGTTAGTGAGCTAAGTATCTACAAGTGGTTTGATCGCTTTGAAAAAGCAGGGGTGGCAGGGTTGAAGAATCAAAAAGGAAAAGGTAGAAAACCCATCCTCACCACTAGGAATGCTACTCATGTAGAAGTGGTAGAAAATAGCATAGACAAAGAAAAACAACAGCTTAAACTAGCCAAGCGGAAGATTGAAGCTAAATTAGGTACAGCTATGAGTGAGATGACCTTGAAGCGGTTTAAAAAAAATTGA
- a CDS encoding response regulator has product MEKIKCILLVDDDPTTNFVNETLLEDLQVSEQVLIAYNGKEALKLIQNECESDLCPELILLDINMPVMNGFEFLKAYQRLEFAHKQSVVIVMLTTSLNPGDIKQIDELPLKIKGFLNKPLTEQMVRNLFQKHFHRDLPI; this is encoded by the coding sequence ATGGAGAAAATTAAATGCATCTTACTGGTAGACGATGATCCGACAACTAATTTTGTGAATGAAACCTTACTTGAGGATTTACAGGTATCAGAGCAAGTGCTTATCGCCTATAATGGTAAAGAAGCGCTGAAACTCATACAAAATGAGTGTGAGTCGGATTTATGTCCGGAGTTAATTCTGCTCGATATTAATATGCCGGTCATGAATGGCTTTGAATTTTTAAAGGCATATCAAAGGTTAGAATTCGCTCATAAACAGTCAGTGGTAATTGTAATGCTGACTACATCACTCAATCCGGGGGATATAAAACAAATCGATGAATTACCGCTTAAAATCAAAGGATTCTTAAATAAACCGCTCACCGAGCAAATGGTCAGAAACCTATTTCAAAAGCATTTTCATAGGGATTTACCTATATGA
- a CDS encoding PAS domain-containing protein: MKSNHRLTPEMLTLFETLPDLYLILSPTLIILTASHAYLEATLTKREKIVGKYIFEVFPDNPDAPEAKGVTNLQASFREVLSSRKAHQMAIQHYDVPHPTQPASFVERYWAPLNTPVLDEEGEVSYIIHKVVNVTELVMAQQKVEQGERRIEGLTEQLLALNSELVKARAQADLERRKLHNILMQAPAMICIFEEPSHIFMLVNPSYQRLVGERPLLSKPIREAMPELDGQPIFELLDRVYRTGESFYANEMKVQLDHDNSGNLGENYYNFIYQALHNLDGEIEGILVFAYQVTAQVEARQQVEQSKHALQEINSELEAANEEINAANEELRASSEEVQTANDELLNTQKQLLELNVKLETHVADRTRDLQAALHENEQHQKQLLTKHDLLQTILGQVPASIATLSGPEHRYSFFNAHYQAHSGERAKVGLTVAEVFPEVIEQGFITILDGVYATGQSFSGIETPVRLYKTSTGKVELHFVDFIYQPLFNEEGQSQGILVFIVDVTEKVEARQQTEVMQQELLAAAERQSKERETLYQVFEQTPAAICIRRGPAHQYTYVNPAYQALFPDRPLLSHSLAEVVPETVSQGYLSLLNRVYETGETFFGNELPFILTYPDGRPSHERYFNFTYQPYRENGEIVGISTFAYDVTEQVLSRREADLQRERLHTLFMEAPAPIVILEGTDLVFQLVNPAYQHIFPGRELLGKPLLEALPELKGTDIVDILRRVYQTGETFVAAEMPLMLSRHEGRPLEEIYWTFTYQARHDREGQVDGIMVFAYEVTHQIKARKVVIDSERQAQAMAEKLAAANQELAAANEEIKASNEELAQSNRQLLRTNIDLDNFIYTASHDLKAPISNIEGLMHTLLRTLPAESLQSERIRRITTLIGESIERFKRTITSLTEVVKLQKENNGEAVSVDLSEVIREVRLDLAPQLEVAQAQLAIDVAACPSVYFSEKNLRSVIYNLLSNALKYRSPDRVPVLSIHCASIKEYAVLTIVDNGLGIENGRIGQLFTMFKRFHDHVEGLGIGLYMIKKMVENAGGKIEVESRLGIGSTFRVYFPRHIE; encoded by the coding sequence ATGAAATCCAATCATAGGCTCACTCCAGAGATGCTTACCCTTTTCGAAACCCTACCTGACCTGTATCTGATTCTCTCCCCTACGCTAATAATTCTCACCGCTAGCCATGCGTACCTGGAAGCTACCCTTACTAAGCGGGAAAAGATTGTAGGCAAGTATATTTTTGAGGTTTTTCCTGATAATCCCGATGCTCCTGAGGCGAAAGGGGTTACAAATCTGCAAGCTTCTTTCAGGGAAGTGCTCTCTAGTCGAAAGGCGCATCAGATGGCCATTCAGCATTATGATGTGCCCCATCCCACCCAGCCAGCTAGCTTTGTAGAGCGTTACTGGGCACCCTTAAATACCCCTGTGCTTGATGAGGAGGGAGAGGTAAGCTATATCATTCATAAGGTGGTCAATGTTACAGAGCTAGTCATGGCTCAGCAGAAAGTGGAACAGGGCGAGAGGCGGATTGAAGGACTCACTGAGCAGCTGCTTGCACTTAATTCAGAGTTGGTGAAGGCCCGTGCTCAAGCGGATCTGGAGCGAAGGAAGTTACATAATATCTTGATGCAAGCCCCGGCGATGATTTGTATTTTTGAGGAACCTTCGCATATCTTCATGCTGGTTAATCCCTCTTATCAACGGCTGGTCGGGGAGCGGCCTCTGCTAAGCAAACCCATTCGGGAAGCCATGCCTGAACTGGATGGTCAACCTATCTTTGAGCTACTTGATAGGGTGTATCGCACCGGAGAGAGCTTTTATGCCAATGAGATGAAAGTACAGCTAGACCATGATAACTCAGGTAACTTGGGAGAAAACTATTATAATTTCATTTACCAGGCTCTGCATAACCTGGATGGCGAAATTGAGGGTATTTTAGTATTTGCCTACCAGGTGACAGCGCAAGTCGAAGCCCGTCAGCAGGTAGAGCAAAGTAAGCATGCCTTACAAGAAATTAACTCCGAATTAGAAGCCGCCAATGAGGAAATTAATGCGGCCAATGAGGAATTAAGAGCCTCGAGTGAAGAAGTGCAAACTGCCAATGATGAACTGCTTAATACCCAAAAGCAATTACTTGAGCTCAATGTCAAGCTGGAAACTCATGTCGCGGATCGCACCCGCGATTTACAAGCTGCTTTGCATGAAAATGAGCAACATCAAAAGCAATTACTTACCAAACACGACCTGCTCCAAACAATTCTGGGACAGGTACCTGCCTCGATAGCTACTCTTTCCGGGCCTGAACATCGGTATAGTTTTTTTAATGCCCATTACCAGGCTCATTCCGGGGAACGAGCCAAGGTGGGGCTTACAGTCGCAGAGGTATTCCCTGAAGTAATTGAACAAGGCTTCATTACTATACTTGATGGGGTGTATGCCACTGGGCAGTCATTTAGTGGGATTGAAACTCCTGTCCGCCTCTATAAAACGTCTACTGGTAAGGTAGAGCTACATTTTGTGGATTTTATTTACCAACCGCTCTTTAATGAGGAAGGCCAATCCCAAGGTATTCTGGTTTTTATTGTGGATGTGACTGAGAAAGTTGAGGCCCGTCAGCAGACGGAAGTCATGCAACAGGAACTGCTCGCTGCCGCTGAGCGCCAGAGTAAGGAGCGCGAAACCTTGTATCAGGTATTTGAGCAAACCCCGGCAGCTATCTGCATCCGGCGGGGACCGGCACATCAGTATACTTACGTAAATCCGGCTTACCAAGCCTTGTTTCCGGACCGACCTTTGCTGAGCCACTCTCTGGCCGAGGTAGTACCTGAAACCGTCTCTCAAGGATATTTGTCCTTACTCAACCGGGTGTATGAGACCGGTGAAACCTTTTTTGGTAATGAGTTACCTTTTATCCTTACCTATCCGGATGGAAGGCCCTCTCACGAAAGGTACTTCAATTTTACCTATCAGCCTTACAGGGAAAACGGAGAAATCGTGGGTATATCCACCTTTGCTTACGATGTAACGGAGCAGGTGCTCTCCCGAAGAGAAGCCGACCTGCAGCGGGAGCGGTTGCACACTCTGTTTATGGAGGCACCAGCCCCTATTGTCATTTTAGAAGGTACTGATCTAGTTTTTCAGTTAGTTAATCCGGCCTATCAACATATCTTTCCGGGAAGAGAACTGCTAGGTAAACCATTACTGGAGGCTCTTCCTGAATTGAAGGGAACTGACATCGTTGATATTCTCAGGCGAGTATACCAAACGGGAGAAACCTTTGTGGCAGCAGAAATGCCTCTGATGCTGTCGCGTCACGAGGGACGCCCCTTAGAAGAGATCTACTGGACTTTTACCTATCAGGCCCGCCATGACAGAGAGGGGCAGGTGGATGGTATTATGGTCTTTGCCTATGAGGTCACCCATCAGATAAAAGCTCGTAAGGTGGTGATAGACAGTGAAAGGCAAGCGCAGGCCATGGCTGAGAAACTCGCTGCTGCCAACCAGGAGCTTGCTGCTGCCAATGAAGAAATCAAAGCCAGTAATGAGGAGTTAGCTCAATCCAACCGACAACTCTTGCGTACCAATATAGACTTAGATAACTTTATCTATACGGCATCCCACGATCTGAAAGCGCCTATTTCTAACATAGAGGGGTTGATGCATACCTTACTTCGCACTCTTCCTGCTGAAAGTCTACAGTCTGAGCGTATAAGACGCATTACCACACTCATAGGAGAATCCATAGAACGTTTCAAACGCACCATTACAAGCCTAACGGAAGTAGTTAAACTCCAGAAGGAAAATAATGGTGAAGCCGTGTCAGTGGATCTTTCAGAGGTGATAAGGGAAGTAAGGCTGGACCTTGCACCTCAGCTGGAGGTCGCTCAGGCTCAATTGGCAATAGATGTAGCTGCTTGTCCTTCGGTATACTTTTCAGAGAAGAACCTCCGGTCAGTGATCTATAACTTACTTTCCAATGCCCTCAAGTACCGATCGCCCGACCGGGTGCCGGTGTTAAGCATTCATTGCGCGAGTATAAAAGAGTATGCAGTACTTACCATTGTTGATAATGGCCTAGGCATAGAGAATGGACGCATTGGTCAGCTGTTTACGATGTTTAAACGCTTTCATGACCATGTGGAAGGTTTAGGCATAGGGCTATATATGATCAAAAAAATGGTAGAAAATGCTGGTGGCAAGATCGAAGTAGAAAGTAGGCTTGGGATAGGATCCACCTTTCGGGTCTACTTTCCTCGCCACATAGAGTAA